In Oncorhynchus keta strain PuntledgeMale-10-30-2019 chromosome 19, Oket_V2, whole genome shotgun sequence, a single genomic region encodes these proteins:
- the LOC118398318 gene encoding eomesodermin-like isoform X5 — translation MYSGSNGSRYSSLHYGSVLPPAGFSSSVCPSRSQFGSSYQFGQGPGCLYPSYPGTGSGIGSMALPGSTPGTRAQVYLCNRPLWLKFHRFQTEMIITKQGRRMFPFLSFNITGLNLTAHYNVFVEVVLADPNHWRFQGGKWVTCGKADNNMQGNKMYVHPESPNTGAHWMRQEISFGKLKLTNNKGANNNNTQMIVLQSLHKYQPRLHIVEVTEEGVEDIGSDAKTQTFTFPENQFIAVTAYQNTDITQLKIDHNPFAKGFRDNYDSMYTAPEGDRLTPSPTASPRSHQIVPGARYAMQPFFQDQFVNNLPQNRFYTGERAVPQTNSLLSPQAEDAGASSAQRWFVTPVQQSGSNKLDLSYDQDYSASSLLSYGIKPLPLQTSHALSYYPDSAFASMAAGWGTRSTYQRKMTTGLPWSPRPSPPAFTDDQLAASKDKLPEESTAASTWVETSHSLKSVDSTDSGVYSMVCKRRRMSPGGSSTENSPTIKCENLTTTEEYNKDNPKGMGYYAFYTSP, via the exons ATGTACAGCGGGTCAAATGGATCCAGGTATTCCTCCCTTCATTACGGATCGGTCCTGCCACCGGCAGGCTTTTCATCCTCCGTGTGCCCTAGCCGGAGTCAGTTTGGCAGTAGCTACCAGTTCGGCCAGGGTCCAGGTTGCCTGTACCCCTCCTATCCGGGAACGGGTTCGGGTATTGGTTCCATGGCTCTCCCAGGGTCCACACCGGGAACGAGGGCTCAAGTTTATCTCTGCAATCGGCCCCTGTGGCTCAAGTTTCACCGATTCCAGACGGAGATGATCATCACGAAACAGGGCAG GCGGATGTTTCCGTTTCTCAGTTTCAACATCACTGGACTTAACTTGACCGCGCATTACAACGTATTTGTTGAGGTCGTGTTGGCCGATCCAAATCACTGGCGATTTCAAGGAGGAAAGTGGGTTACTTGTGGGAAAGCAGATAACAACATGCAAG GTAACAAGATGTATGTTCATCCTGAATCCCCAAACACTGGCGCTCACTGGATGAGGCAAGAGATCTCCTTTGGCAAACTGAAGCTGACCAACAACAAGGGGGCaaataataacaacacacag ATGATCGTCCTGCAGTCTCTGCACAAATACCAGCCTCGGCTGCACATCGTGGAGGTCACCGAAGAGGGAGTGGAGGACATAGGCAGTGATGCCAAGACACAGACCTTTACTTTCCCAGAGAACCAGTTCATTGCAGTCACTGCCTACCAGAACACAGAT ATCACACAGCTTAAAATCGACCACAACCCCTTTGCTAAAGGCTTCAGAGACAACTATGACTC GATGTACACAGCCCCGGAGGGTGACAGGCTGACCCCATCCCCGACAGCCTCCCCTCGCTCTCACCAGATTGTGCCGGGTGCCCGCTATGCCATGCAGCCCTTCTTCCAGGACCAGTTTGTCAACAACCTGCCACAGAACCGCTTCTACACTGGGGAGCGGGCTGTGCCCCAGACAAACAGTCTACTCTCCCCCCAGGCTGAGGATGCCGGGGCCAGCTCGGCTCAGCGCTGGTTCGTCACCCCGGTCCAGCAGTCGGGCTCCAACAAGCTTGACCTATCCTATGACCAGGACTACTCAGCCAGCAGTCTGCTGTCCTACGGCATCAAGCCCCTGCCTCTCCAGACCTCCCACGCCCTCAGCTACTACCCCGACTCGGCCTTCGCTTCAATGGCGGCCGGCTGGGGCACCAGAAGCACTTACCAGAGGAAGATGACCACAGGCCTGCCCTGGTCCCCTCGGCCCAGCCCCCCAGCCTTCACAGACGACCAACTGGCTGCGAGCAAAGACAAGCTGCCCGAGGAGAGCACCGCAGCCTCCACTTGGGTAGAGACGTCCCACTCGCTGAAATCTGTGGACTCTACCGATTCGGGCGTGTACTCCATGGTCTGCAAGAGACGCCGGATGTCACCTGGTGGGTCGAGCACAGAGAACTCCCCCACCATCAAGTGTGAGAACTTGACCACAACGGAAGAGTACAACAAAGACAACCCCAAAGGCATGGGCTACTATGCCTTTTACACGAGCCCCTAA
- the LOC118398318 gene encoding eomesodermin-like isoform X2, translating into MQLENILPSASTINLPNTFYNLSSSDSANNSPGPSQIEYQEVDRTESEPSNGPNKYLSGVGNAMMGEGEGNAFTGTKAAPDGRKDSPVLGEDDQSTGRRYHIDELGSDRYFISSSQTSSDVANQCSLFPYAGQTGTMYSGSNGSRYSSLHYGSVLPPAGFSSSVCPSRSQFGSSYQFGQGPGCLYPSYPGTGSGIGSMALPGSTPGTRAQVYLCNRPLWLKFHRFQTEMIITKQGRRMFPFLSFNITGLNLTAHYNVFVEVVLADPNHWRFQGGKWVTCGKADNNMQGNKMYVHPESPNTGAHWMRQEISFGKLKLTNNKGANNNNTQMIVLQSLHKYQPRLHIVEVTEEGVEDIGSDAKTQTFTFPENQFIAVTAYQNTDITQLKIDHNPFAKGFRDNYDSMYTAPEGDRLTPSPTASPRSHQIVPGARYAMQPFFQDQFVNNLPQNRFYTGERAVPQTNSLLSPQAEDAGASSAQRWFVTPVQQSGSNKLDLSYDQDYSASSLLSYGIKPLPLQTSHALSYYPDSAFASMAAGWGTRSTYQRKMTTGLPWSPRPSPPAFTDDQLAASKDKLPEESTAASTWVETSHSLKSVDSTDSGVYSMVCKRRRMSPGGSSTENSPTIKCENLTTTEEYNKDNPKGMGYYAFYTSP; encoded by the exons ATGCAGCTGGAGAATATTCTTCCCAGCGCATCAACCATCAACTTACCCAATACTTTTTATAACCTCTCGTCGTCAGATAGTGCAAATAATAGCCCGGGGCCATCGCAGATCGAATATCAAGAAGTTGACCGGACGGAATCCGAACCAAGTAACGGTCCCAATAAATATTTGAGCGGAGTGGGGAACGCCATGATGGGTGAGGGAGAGGGCAATGCCTTCACAGGGACTAAAGCTGCCCCAGACGGAAGAAAAGACTCACCGGTGCTCGGTGAAGATGACCAGTCCACTGGCAGGCGGTACCACATAGATGAACTTGGCTCTGACAGATACTTTATCTCGTCCTCACAGACGAGCTCCGATGTGGCAAATCAGTGTTCCCTCTTTCCATACGCAGGACAAACTGGGACAATGTACAGCGGGTCAAATGGATCCAGGTATTCCTCCCTTCATTACGGATCGGTCCTGCCACCGGCAGGCTTTTCATCCTCCGTGTGCCCTAGCCGGAGTCAGTTTGGCAGTAGCTACCAGTTCGGCCAGGGTCCAGGTTGCCTGTACCCCTCCTATCCGGGAACGGGTTCGGGTATTGGTTCCATGGCTCTCCCAGGGTCCACACCGGGAACGAGGGCTCAAGTTTATCTCTGCAATCGGCCCCTGTGGCTCAAGTTTCACCGATTCCAGACGGAGATGATCATCACGAAACAGGGCAG GCGGATGTTTCCGTTTCTCAGTTTCAACATCACTGGACTTAACTTGACCGCGCATTACAACGTATTTGTTGAGGTCGTGTTGGCCGATCCAAATCACTGGCGATTTCAAGGAGGAAAGTGGGTTACTTGTGGGAAAGCAGATAACAACATGCAAG GTAACAAGATGTATGTTCATCCTGAATCCCCAAACACTGGCGCTCACTGGATGAGGCAAGAGATCTCCTTTGGCAAACTGAAGCTGACCAACAACAAGGGGGCaaataataacaacacacag ATGATCGTCCTGCAGTCTCTGCACAAATACCAGCCTCGGCTGCACATCGTGGAGGTCACCGAAGAGGGAGTGGAGGACATAGGCAGTGATGCCAAGACACAGACCTTTACTTTCCCAGAGAACCAGTTCATTGCAGTCACTGCCTACCAGAACACAGAT ATCACACAGCTTAAAATCGACCACAACCCCTTTGCTAAAGGCTTCAGAGACAACTATGACTC GATGTACACAGCCCCGGAGGGTGACAGGCTGACCCCATCCCCGACAGCCTCCCCTCGCTCTCACCAGATTGTGCCGGGTGCCCGCTATGCCATGCAGCCCTTCTTCCAGGACCAGTTTGTCAACAACCTGCCACAGAACCGCTTCTACACTGGGGAGCGGGCTGTGCCCCAGACAAACAGTCTACTCTCCCCCCAGGCTGAGGATGCCGGGGCCAGCTCGGCTCAGCGCTGGTTCGTCACCCCGGTCCAGCAGTCGGGCTCCAACAAGCTTGACCTATCCTATGACCAGGACTACTCAGCCAGCAGTCTGCTGTCCTACGGCATCAAGCCCCTGCCTCTCCAGACCTCCCACGCCCTCAGCTACTACCCCGACTCGGCCTTCGCTTCAATGGCGGCCGGCTGGGGCACCAGAAGCACTTACCAGAGGAAGATGACCACAGGCCTGCCCTGGTCCCCTCGGCCCAGCCCCCCAGCCTTCACAGACGACCAACTGGCTGCGAGCAAAGACAAGCTGCCCGAGGAGAGCACCGCAGCCTCCACTTGGGTAGAGACGTCCCACTCGCTGAAATCTGTGGACTCTACCGATTCGGGCGTGTACTCCATGGTCTGCAAGAGACGCCGGATGTCACCTGGTGGGTCGAGCACAGAGAACTCCCCCACCATCAAGTGTGAGAACTTGACCACAACGGAAGAGTACAACAAAGACAACCCCAAAGGCATGGGCTACTATGCCTTTTACACGAGCCCCTAA
- the LOC118398318 gene encoding eomesodermin-like isoform X3 — MMGEGEGNAFTGTKAAPDGRKDSPVLGEDDQSTGRRYHIDELGSDRYFISSSQTSSDVANQCSLFPYAGQTGTMYSGSNGSRYSSLHYGSVLPPAGFSSSVCPSRSQFGSSYQFGQGPGCLYPSYPGTGSGIGSMALPGSTPGTRAQVYLCNRPLWLKFHRFQTEMIITKQGRRMFPFLSFNITGLNLTAHYNVFVEVVLADPNHWRFQGGKWVTCGKADNNMQGNKMYVHPESPNTGAHWMRQEISFGKLKLTNNKGANNNNTQMIVLQSLHKYQPRLHIVEVTEEGVEDIGSDAKTQTFTFPENQFIAVTAYQNTDITQLKIDHNPFAKGFRDNYDSMYTAPEGDRLTPSPTASPRSHQIVPGARYAMQPFFQDQFVNNLPQNRFYTGERAVPQTNSLLSPQAEDAGASSAQRWFVTPVQQSGSNKLDLSYDQDYSASSLLSYGIKPLPLQTSHALSYYPDSAFASMAAGWGTRSTYQRKMTTGLPWSPRPSPPAFTDDQLAASKDKLPEESTAASTWVETSHSLKSVDSTDSGVYSMVCKRRRMSPGGSSTENSPTIKCENLTTTEEYNKDNPKGMGYYAFYTSP, encoded by the exons ATGATGGGTGAGGGAGAGGGCAATGCCTTCACAGGGACTAAAGCTGCCCCAGACGGAAGAAAAGACTCACCGGTGCTCGGTGAAGATGACCAGTCCACTGGCAGGCGGTACCACATAGATGAACTTGGCTCTGACAGATACTTTATCTCGTCCTCACAGACGAGCTCCGATGTGGCAAATCAGTGTTCCCTCTTTCCATACGCAGGACAAACTGGGACAATGTACAGCGGGTCAAATGGATCCAGGTATTCCTCCCTTCATTACGGATCGGTCCTGCCACCGGCAGGCTTTTCATCCTCCGTGTGCCCTAGCCGGAGTCAGTTTGGCAGTAGCTACCAGTTCGGCCAGGGTCCAGGTTGCCTGTACCCCTCCTATCCGGGAACGGGTTCGGGTATTGGTTCCATGGCTCTCCCAGGGTCCACACCGGGAACGAGGGCTCAAGTTTATCTCTGCAATCGGCCCCTGTGGCTCAAGTTTCACCGATTCCAGACGGAGATGATCATCACGAAACAGGGCAG GCGGATGTTTCCGTTTCTCAGTTTCAACATCACTGGACTTAACTTGACCGCGCATTACAACGTATTTGTTGAGGTCGTGTTGGCCGATCCAAATCACTGGCGATTTCAAGGAGGAAAGTGGGTTACTTGTGGGAAAGCAGATAACAACATGCAAG GTAACAAGATGTATGTTCATCCTGAATCCCCAAACACTGGCGCTCACTGGATGAGGCAAGAGATCTCCTTTGGCAAACTGAAGCTGACCAACAACAAGGGGGCaaataataacaacacacag ATGATCGTCCTGCAGTCTCTGCACAAATACCAGCCTCGGCTGCACATCGTGGAGGTCACCGAAGAGGGAGTGGAGGACATAGGCAGTGATGCCAAGACACAGACCTTTACTTTCCCAGAGAACCAGTTCATTGCAGTCACTGCCTACCAGAACACAGAT ATCACACAGCTTAAAATCGACCACAACCCCTTTGCTAAAGGCTTCAGAGACAACTATGACTC GATGTACACAGCCCCGGAGGGTGACAGGCTGACCCCATCCCCGACAGCCTCCCCTCGCTCTCACCAGATTGTGCCGGGTGCCCGCTATGCCATGCAGCCCTTCTTCCAGGACCAGTTTGTCAACAACCTGCCACAGAACCGCTTCTACACTGGGGAGCGGGCTGTGCCCCAGACAAACAGTCTACTCTCCCCCCAGGCTGAGGATGCCGGGGCCAGCTCGGCTCAGCGCTGGTTCGTCACCCCGGTCCAGCAGTCGGGCTCCAACAAGCTTGACCTATCCTATGACCAGGACTACTCAGCCAGCAGTCTGCTGTCCTACGGCATCAAGCCCCTGCCTCTCCAGACCTCCCACGCCCTCAGCTACTACCCCGACTCGGCCTTCGCTTCAATGGCGGCCGGCTGGGGCACCAGAAGCACTTACCAGAGGAAGATGACCACAGGCCTGCCCTGGTCCCCTCGGCCCAGCCCCCCAGCCTTCACAGACGACCAACTGGCTGCGAGCAAAGACAAGCTGCCCGAGGAGAGCACCGCAGCCTCCACTTGGGTAGAGACGTCCCACTCGCTGAAATCTGTGGACTCTACCGATTCGGGCGTGTACTCCATGGTCTGCAAGAGACGCCGGATGTCACCTGGTGGGTCGAGCACAGAGAACTCCCCCACCATCAAGTGTGAGAACTTGACCACAACGGAAGAGTACAACAAAGACAACCCCAAAGGCATGGGCTACTATGCCTTTTACACGAGCCCCTAA
- the LOC118398318 gene encoding eomesodermin-like isoform X4, with amino-acid sequence MRRWGQTGTMYSGSNGSRYSSLHYGSVLPPAGFSSSVCPSRSQFGSSYQFGQGPGCLYPSYPGTGSGIGSMALPGSTPGTRAQVYLCNRPLWLKFHRFQTEMIITKQGRRMFPFLSFNITGLNLTAHYNVFVEVVLADPNHWRFQGGKWVTCGKADNNMQGNKMYVHPESPNTGAHWMRQEISFGKLKLTNNKGANNNNTQMIVLQSLHKYQPRLHIVEVTEEGVEDIGSDAKTQTFTFPENQFIAVTAYQNTDITQLKIDHNPFAKGFRDNYDSMYTAPEGDRLTPSPTASPRSHQIVPGARYAMQPFFQDQFVNNLPQNRFYTGERAVPQTNSLLSPQAEDAGASSAQRWFVTPVQQSGSNKLDLSYDQDYSASSLLSYGIKPLPLQTSHALSYYPDSAFASMAAGWGTRSTYQRKMTTGLPWSPRPSPPAFTDDQLAASKDKLPEESTAASTWVETSHSLKSVDSTDSGVYSMVCKRRRMSPGGSSTENSPTIKCENLTTTEEYNKDNPKGMGYYAFYTSP; translated from the exons GACAAACTGGGACAATGTACAGCGGGTCAAATGGATCCAGGTATTCCTCCCTTCATTACGGATCGGTCCTGCCACCGGCAGGCTTTTCATCCTCCGTGTGCCCTAGCCGGAGTCAGTTTGGCAGTAGCTACCAGTTCGGCCAGGGTCCAGGTTGCCTGTACCCCTCCTATCCGGGAACGGGTTCGGGTATTGGTTCCATGGCTCTCCCAGGGTCCACACCGGGAACGAGGGCTCAAGTTTATCTCTGCAATCGGCCCCTGTGGCTCAAGTTTCACCGATTCCAGACGGAGATGATCATCACGAAACAGGGCAG GCGGATGTTTCCGTTTCTCAGTTTCAACATCACTGGACTTAACTTGACCGCGCATTACAACGTATTTGTTGAGGTCGTGTTGGCCGATCCAAATCACTGGCGATTTCAAGGAGGAAAGTGGGTTACTTGTGGGAAAGCAGATAACAACATGCAAG GTAACAAGATGTATGTTCATCCTGAATCCCCAAACACTGGCGCTCACTGGATGAGGCAAGAGATCTCCTTTGGCAAACTGAAGCTGACCAACAACAAGGGGGCaaataataacaacacacag ATGATCGTCCTGCAGTCTCTGCACAAATACCAGCCTCGGCTGCACATCGTGGAGGTCACCGAAGAGGGAGTGGAGGACATAGGCAGTGATGCCAAGACACAGACCTTTACTTTCCCAGAGAACCAGTTCATTGCAGTCACTGCCTACCAGAACACAGAT ATCACACAGCTTAAAATCGACCACAACCCCTTTGCTAAAGGCTTCAGAGACAACTATGACTC GATGTACACAGCCCCGGAGGGTGACAGGCTGACCCCATCCCCGACAGCCTCCCCTCGCTCTCACCAGATTGTGCCGGGTGCCCGCTATGCCATGCAGCCCTTCTTCCAGGACCAGTTTGTCAACAACCTGCCACAGAACCGCTTCTACACTGGGGAGCGGGCTGTGCCCCAGACAAACAGTCTACTCTCCCCCCAGGCTGAGGATGCCGGGGCCAGCTCGGCTCAGCGCTGGTTCGTCACCCCGGTCCAGCAGTCGGGCTCCAACAAGCTTGACCTATCCTATGACCAGGACTACTCAGCCAGCAGTCTGCTGTCCTACGGCATCAAGCCCCTGCCTCTCCAGACCTCCCACGCCCTCAGCTACTACCCCGACTCGGCCTTCGCTTCAATGGCGGCCGGCTGGGGCACCAGAAGCACTTACCAGAGGAAGATGACCACAGGCCTGCCCTGGTCCCCTCGGCCCAGCCCCCCAGCCTTCACAGACGACCAACTGGCTGCGAGCAAAGACAAGCTGCCCGAGGAGAGCACCGCAGCCTCCACTTGGGTAGAGACGTCCCACTCGCTGAAATCTGTGGACTCTACCGATTCGGGCGTGTACTCCATGGTCTGCAAGAGACGCCGGATGTCACCTGGTGGGTCGAGCACAGAGAACTCCCCCACCATCAAGTGTGAGAACTTGACCACAACGGAAGAGTACAACAAAGACAACCCCAAAGGCATGGGCTACTATGCCTTTTACACGAGCCCCTAA
- the LOC118398318 gene encoding eomesodermin-like isoform X1 — MRRKKVVKNLEKLHRVRALILAQNLAYWLLDRLIFPFNPSFFSNPLYRDSANNSPGPSQIEYQEVDRTESEPSNGPNKYLSGVGNAMMGEGEGNAFTGTKAAPDGRKDSPVLGEDDQSTGRRYHIDELGSDRYFISSSQTSSDVANQCSLFPYAGQTGTMYSGSNGSRYSSLHYGSVLPPAGFSSSVCPSRSQFGSSYQFGQGPGCLYPSYPGTGSGIGSMALPGSTPGTRAQVYLCNRPLWLKFHRFQTEMIITKQGRRMFPFLSFNITGLNLTAHYNVFVEVVLADPNHWRFQGGKWVTCGKADNNMQGNKMYVHPESPNTGAHWMRQEISFGKLKLTNNKGANNNNTQMIVLQSLHKYQPRLHIVEVTEEGVEDIGSDAKTQTFTFPENQFIAVTAYQNTDITQLKIDHNPFAKGFRDNYDSMYTAPEGDRLTPSPTASPRSHQIVPGARYAMQPFFQDQFVNNLPQNRFYTGERAVPQTNSLLSPQAEDAGASSAQRWFVTPVQQSGSNKLDLSYDQDYSASSLLSYGIKPLPLQTSHALSYYPDSAFASMAAGWGTRSTYQRKMTTGLPWSPRPSPPAFTDDQLAASKDKLPEESTAASTWVETSHSLKSVDSTDSGVYSMVCKRRRMSPGGSSTENSPTIKCENLTTTEEYNKDNPKGMGYYAFYTSP; from the exons ATGAGAAGAAAAAAAGTGGTGAAAAATCTGGAAAAACTGCATCGTGTCAGAGCCTTAATTCTTGCACAGAAtctagcctattggctacttgaCAGGCTCATTTTCCCATTTAACCCATCTTTCTTCTCGAATCCGCTGTATAGAG ATAGTGCAAATAATAGCCCGGGGCCATCGCAGATCGAATATCAAGAAGTTGACCGGACGGAATCCGAACCAAGTAACGGTCCCAATAAATATTTGAGCGGAGTGGGGAACGCCATGATGGGTGAGGGAGAGGGCAATGCCTTCACAGGGACTAAAGCTGCCCCAGACGGAAGAAAAGACTCACCGGTGCTCGGTGAAGATGACCAGTCCACTGGCAGGCGGTACCACATAGATGAACTTGGCTCTGACAGATACTTTATCTCGTCCTCACAGACGAGCTCCGATGTGGCAAATCAGTGTTCCCTCTTTCCATACGCAGGACAAACTGGGACAATGTACAGCGGGTCAAATGGATCCAGGTATTCCTCCCTTCATTACGGATCGGTCCTGCCACCGGCAGGCTTTTCATCCTCCGTGTGCCCTAGCCGGAGTCAGTTTGGCAGTAGCTACCAGTTCGGCCAGGGTCCAGGTTGCCTGTACCCCTCCTATCCGGGAACGGGTTCGGGTATTGGTTCCATGGCTCTCCCAGGGTCCACACCGGGAACGAGGGCTCAAGTTTATCTCTGCAATCGGCCCCTGTGGCTCAAGTTTCACCGATTCCAGACGGAGATGATCATCACGAAACAGGGCAG GCGGATGTTTCCGTTTCTCAGTTTCAACATCACTGGACTTAACTTGACCGCGCATTACAACGTATTTGTTGAGGTCGTGTTGGCCGATCCAAATCACTGGCGATTTCAAGGAGGAAAGTGGGTTACTTGTGGGAAAGCAGATAACAACATGCAAG GTAACAAGATGTATGTTCATCCTGAATCCCCAAACACTGGCGCTCACTGGATGAGGCAAGAGATCTCCTTTGGCAAACTGAAGCTGACCAACAACAAGGGGGCaaataataacaacacacag ATGATCGTCCTGCAGTCTCTGCACAAATACCAGCCTCGGCTGCACATCGTGGAGGTCACCGAAGAGGGAGTGGAGGACATAGGCAGTGATGCCAAGACACAGACCTTTACTTTCCCAGAGAACCAGTTCATTGCAGTCACTGCCTACCAGAACACAGAT ATCACACAGCTTAAAATCGACCACAACCCCTTTGCTAAAGGCTTCAGAGACAACTATGACTC GATGTACACAGCCCCGGAGGGTGACAGGCTGACCCCATCCCCGACAGCCTCCCCTCGCTCTCACCAGATTGTGCCGGGTGCCCGCTATGCCATGCAGCCCTTCTTCCAGGACCAGTTTGTCAACAACCTGCCACAGAACCGCTTCTACACTGGGGAGCGGGCTGTGCCCCAGACAAACAGTCTACTCTCCCCCCAGGCTGAGGATGCCGGGGCCAGCTCGGCTCAGCGCTGGTTCGTCACCCCGGTCCAGCAGTCGGGCTCCAACAAGCTTGACCTATCCTATGACCAGGACTACTCAGCCAGCAGTCTGCTGTCCTACGGCATCAAGCCCCTGCCTCTCCAGACCTCCCACGCCCTCAGCTACTACCCCGACTCGGCCTTCGCTTCAATGGCGGCCGGCTGGGGCACCAGAAGCACTTACCAGAGGAAGATGACCACAGGCCTGCCCTGGTCCCCTCGGCCCAGCCCCCCAGCCTTCACAGACGACCAACTGGCTGCGAGCAAAGACAAGCTGCCCGAGGAGAGCACCGCAGCCTCCACTTGGGTAGAGACGTCCCACTCGCTGAAATCTGTGGACTCTACCGATTCGGGCGTGTACTCCATGGTCTGCAAGAGACGCCGGATGTCACCTGGTGGGTCGAGCACAGAGAACTCCCCCACCATCAAGTGTGAGAACTTGACCACAACGGAAGAGTACAACAAAGACAACCCCAAAGGCATGGGCTACTATGCCTTTTACACGAGCCCCTAA